A genome region from Stenotrophomonas maltophilia includes the following:
- a CDS encoding beta-ketoacyl synthase chain length factor, with protein MIEFSIVDWAAWAPGLSERSQWLGWADAPYLPHGGDTPALAEVPAMQRRRIERLGRMAIQAACWCEDGQGADSDVPLVFASRHGDVARSMDLLGALVGDQPLSPTGFGLSVHNAIAALYSIARGHRGNYLALAAGQATVEAACLEAVGLLADGAREVRVVVYESPLPEIYATFADEPDPFFAWCWRLTAPAAGHPTLSLQWQPAEEQATSAPGLLPHALDLHRFLLSGASALEHVAHGQRWRWGRRE; from the coding sequence ATGATTGAATTCTCCATCGTCGACTGGGCCGCGTGGGCGCCCGGCCTGAGCGAGCGTAGCCAGTGGCTGGGCTGGGCCGATGCGCCGTACCTGCCGCATGGCGGGGATACGCCGGCATTGGCGGAGGTTCCGGCAATGCAACGCCGTCGTATCGAGCGGTTGGGCCGCATGGCGATCCAGGCCGCGTGCTGGTGCGAGGATGGGCAGGGGGCCGACAGCGACGTGCCGCTGGTGTTCGCCAGCCGCCATGGCGACGTCGCACGTTCGATGGACCTGTTGGGTGCGCTGGTCGGCGACCAGCCGTTGTCGCCCACTGGATTCGGCCTGTCGGTGCACAACGCGATCGCCGCGCTGTATTCCATCGCCCGCGGCCATCGCGGCAACTACCTGGCATTGGCTGCCGGCCAGGCCACGGTCGAGGCCGCGTGCCTGGAGGCCGTTGGCCTGCTGGCTGATGGCGCCCGCGAGGTGCGGGTGGTGGTCTACGAATCTCCGCTTCCTGAAATTTACGCGACGTTCGCCGACGAACCCGACCCGTTCTTTGCGTGGTGCTGGCGGTTGACCGCGCCCGCCGCGGGCCACCCGACGCTTTCTCTGCAGTGGCAGCCGGCCGAAGAACAGGCCACTTCTGCGCCGGGCTTGCTGCCGCATGCGCTGGACCTGCACCGCTTCCTGTTGTCCGGCGCGTCGGCGCTGGAGCACGTGGCCCACGGCCAGCGCTGGCGCTGGGGCCGCCGTGAGTGA
- the cydB gene encoding cytochrome d ubiquinol oxidase subunit II, which translates to MDLMTWLPVAWFAVIGFGVLMYVVLDGFVLGIGILAPFAEDEEQLDLMMNTAAPIWDGNETWLVLGGAGLLAAFPKAYAVLLSALYLPVLLLVVALVFRGVAFEFRFKAHRSRRLWSVAFGLGSLLATFAQGVILGTLVQGIPLVDGVYQGGPFAWFSPFAMLTGAALVAGYALLGSTWLILKTGGRVQALARQMTRPLVVAVIAAMGLVSSWLPFLDSRLMARWFSDGNFWWLSPVPLLTLAVAAALWRSATHPRRDLPPFLLSLALFVLGFLGLVLGMWPYLLPPSMTLWQAAAPASSLGFTLVGLVILLPVILGYTAWSYRVFRGKVHADTGYH; encoded by the coding sequence ATGGACCTGATGACCTGGCTGCCGGTGGCATGGTTCGCGGTGATCGGTTTCGGCGTACTGATGTACGTGGTGCTGGACGGCTTCGTGCTCGGCATCGGCATCCTCGCTCCGTTCGCCGAGGACGAGGAACAGCTGGACCTGATGATGAACACCGCCGCGCCGATCTGGGACGGCAACGAGACCTGGCTGGTGCTGGGCGGTGCCGGGCTGCTGGCGGCCTTCCCGAAGGCGTATGCGGTGCTGCTGTCGGCGTTGTACCTGCCGGTGCTGCTGCTGGTGGTGGCGCTGGTGTTCCGCGGCGTCGCCTTCGAGTTCCGCTTCAAGGCGCATCGATCACGCCGGCTGTGGAGCGTGGCGTTCGGCCTTGGCTCACTGCTGGCGACCTTCGCCCAGGGCGTGATCCTCGGCACCCTGGTGCAGGGCATCCCGCTGGTGGACGGTGTCTATCAGGGCGGACCGTTCGCCTGGTTCAGTCCGTTCGCGATGCTTACCGGCGCCGCGCTGGTGGCCGGCTACGCGTTGCTGGGCAGCACCTGGCTGATCCTGAAGACCGGAGGGCGCGTGCAGGCGCTGGCGCGACAGATGACCCGGCCGCTGGTGGTGGCGGTGATCGCGGCGATGGGCCTGGTCAGCAGCTGGCTGCCGTTCCTCGACTCGCGGTTGATGGCGCGTTGGTTCAGCGACGGCAACTTCTGGTGGCTGTCGCCGGTACCGCTGCTGACCCTGGCAGTGGCGGCCGCGCTGTGGCGCAGCGCCACCCATCCACGCCGTGACCTGCCGCCGTTCCTGCTCAGCCTGGCGCTGTTCGTGCTCGGCTTCCTCGGCTTGGTGCTGGGCATGTGGCCGTACCTGCTGCCGCCGTCGATGACGCTGTGGCAGGCCGCCGCGCCGGCCTCCTCGCTGGGCTTCACGCTGGTGGGGCTGGTCATTCTGTTGCCGGTCATCCTGGGCTATACGGCCTGGTCCTATCGGGTATTCCGCGGCAAGGTGCACGCCGACACCGGTTACCACTGA
- a CDS encoding cytochrome ubiquinol oxidase subunit I, with amino-acid sequence MDALLLSRIQFGFVISFHVLFPAFTIGTASWLAFIEWRWLRTKLPVWRELYFFWQKIFAVSFGMGVVSGIVMAFQFGTNWPRLSEVAGTVIGPLLTYEVLTAFFLEASFLGVMMFGWGRVSPRLHFLSTCMVALGTLFSTFWILSSNSWLHTPAGYEMVNGIVHPVDWWQVVFNPSFPYRLAHMALGSFITTCFVIGGVGAWYLRRGTHVEAGRRMLIAAVAFAALTVPVQIFVGDMHGLNTLKHQPMKIAAMEAHWHETKEGEGVPLVVFALPNEKEERNDFEVAIPKLGSVILTHSLDGTFDPLTSVPASERPPVTPVFFAFRIMVGLGTLMLLLAWVSAFQLWRRKLLDSPWLLRGWNWMLPSGFIALLSGWFVTEMGRQPWVVYGVLRTADAVGPQSAWMTALSLGVYVVGYAFVFGWGIWYLVKILRHGPQPHAEGPSLDHGSHTPARPLSAADEPLEER; translated from the coding sequence TTGGACGCGTTGTTGTTGTCCCGGATCCAGTTCGGATTCGTCATCAGTTTCCACGTGCTGTTCCCCGCCTTCACCATCGGTACGGCCAGCTGGTTGGCCTTCATCGAGTGGCGCTGGCTGCGCACGAAGTTGCCGGTGTGGCGCGAGCTGTATTTCTTCTGGCAGAAGATCTTCGCAGTGTCGTTCGGCATGGGCGTGGTCAGCGGCATCGTCATGGCCTTCCAGTTCGGCACCAACTGGCCGCGGCTGAGCGAGGTGGCCGGCACGGTCATCGGCCCGCTGCTGACCTACGAAGTGCTGACCGCGTTCTTCCTGGAAGCCAGCTTCCTTGGCGTGATGATGTTCGGTTGGGGCCGGGTCTCGCCGCGCCTGCATTTCCTGTCCACCTGCATGGTAGCGCTGGGCACGCTGTTCTCCACGTTCTGGATCCTGTCGTCCAACAGCTGGCTGCATACGCCGGCCGGCTACGAGATGGTCAACGGCATCGTGCATCCTGTGGACTGGTGGCAGGTGGTGTTCAACCCCTCGTTCCCGTACCGGCTGGCGCACATGGCGCTGGGCTCGTTCATCACCACCTGTTTCGTGATCGGTGGCGTGGGTGCGTGGTACCTGCGCAGGGGAACGCATGTGGAAGCGGGCCGACGCATGCTGATCGCGGCGGTGGCGTTCGCGGCGCTGACCGTGCCGGTGCAGATCTTCGTCGGCGACATGCATGGCCTGAACACGCTCAAGCACCAGCCGATGAAGATCGCGGCGATGGAAGCGCACTGGCATGAAACGAAGGAGGGCGAGGGCGTACCCCTGGTGGTGTTCGCGCTGCCCAACGAAAAGGAAGAGCGCAACGATTTCGAGGTGGCCATCCCGAAGCTGGGCAGCGTGATCCTCACCCACAGCCTGGACGGCACCTTCGATCCGCTGACCTCGGTACCGGCCAGTGAACGGCCGCCGGTGACGCCGGTGTTCTTCGCCTTCCGCATCATGGTTGGGCTGGGCACGCTGATGCTGCTGCTGGCCTGGGTGTCGGCCTTCCAGTTGTGGCGGAGGAAGCTGCTGGATTCGCCATGGCTGCTGCGCGGCTGGAACTGGATGCTGCCCAGCGGCTTCATCGCGCTGCTGTCGGGTTGGTTCGTCACCGAGATGGGCCGCCAGCCGTGGGTGGTGTATGGCGTGCTGCGCACCGCTGATGCGGTCGGCCCGCAGAGTGCATGGATGACCGCGCTGTCGCTGGGCGTTTACGTGGTCGGCTACGCGTTCGTGTTCGGCTGGGGCATCTGGTACCTGGTGAAGATCCTGCGTCATGGACCGCAGCCGCATGCCGAAGGACCATCGCTGGACCACGGCAGCCATACCCCGGCGCGCCCGTTGTCGGCGGCCGACGAACCGCTGGAGGAGCGCTGA
- a CDS encoding RNA polymerase sigma factor — MSLLGGALAALRGRRRDVAPGPIPDADDDRALVRAIIDGSQPAFAQLVQAYQRTCAHVIGRMVGDRDQVADLLQETFLAVFRQLHRFRFESSLRTWVSRVAYTTALQHLRRRRLEAQWMVAVEVPEELGIGDEGPGPAELSEVLQAGRQLGAALERLSAPQRLIVGLHYLEDFDLAEIEQVTGLARGTIKSHLFRARQVLKQELTRHATAGELL, encoded by the coding sequence ATGAGTCTGCTGGGTGGAGCACTGGCTGCATTGCGGGGGCGTCGCCGCGACGTCGCCCCCGGGCCCATACCCGACGCGGATGACGACCGCGCCCTGGTCCGCGCCATCATCGATGGTTCGCAACCGGCGTTCGCGCAGCTGGTGCAGGCGTATCAGCGTACCTGCGCGCACGTGATCGGTCGCATGGTCGGCGACCGCGACCAGGTGGCCGACCTGCTGCAGGAAACCTTCCTGGCGGTGTTCCGTCAGTTGCACCGGTTCCGATTTGAATCTTCGTTGCGTACCTGGGTTTCGCGGGTGGCCTACACCACCGCGTTGCAGCACCTGCGACGGCGACGCCTGGAAGCGCAATGGATGGTAGCGGTGGAGGTGCCGGAAGAACTTGGCATCGGTGATGAAGGCCCGGGCCCGGCGGAACTGAGTGAGGTATTGCAGGCCGGGCGCCAGCTGGGCGCAGCACTGGAACGGCTGAGTGCGCCGCAGCGGCTGATCGTCGGGCTTCATTATCTGGAAGATTTCGATCTGGCCGAGATCGAACAGGTGACCGGGCTGGCACGCGGTACCATCAAGAGCCACCTGTTCCGCGCACGCCAGGTCCTGAAACAGGAACTGACGCGGCACGCCACCGCCGGAGAACTGCTGTGA